The Vitis riparia cultivar Riparia Gloire de Montpellier isolate 1030 chromosome 3, EGFV_Vit.rip_1.0, whole genome shotgun sequence genome includes a region encoding these proteins:
- the LOC117911494 gene encoding allene oxide synthase 3-like, translating into MSSSSDQNDLNSSSSLSKLPLRNIPGDYGLPFFGAIKDRLDYFYKQGREEFFNARMHKYQSTVFRANMPPGPFMASNPNVIVLLDSISFPILFDTSKVEKRNVLDGTYMPSTAFTGGYRVCAYLDPSETNHALLKRLFMSALAARHHNFIPLFRSSLSELFTSLEDDISSKGEADFNDISDNMSFNFVFRLFCDKYPSETALGSQGSSIVTKWLFFQLAPLITLGLSLLPNFVEDLLLHTFPLPSIFVKSDYKKLYRAFYASASSILDEAESMGIKREEACHNLVFLAGFNAYGGMKTLFPSLIKWVGSAGEKLHRELADEIRTVVKAEGGVSFAALEKMSLTKSVVYEALRIDPPVPFQYGKAKEDMVIHSHDAAFEIKKGEMIFGYQPFATKDPKVFENPEEFMGNRFMGEGERLLKYVYWSNGRESDNPTVENKQCAGKDLVLLLSRVMLVEFFLRYDTFDIESGTLLLGSSVTFKSITKATYP; encoded by the coding sequence ATGTCTTCATCTTCTGATCAAAACGATCTCAATTCATCCTCTTCATTGTCTAAACTTCCATTACGAAATATTCCAGGCGATTATGGCTTGCCCTTCTTTGGTGCAATAAAGGATCGTCTTGATTACTTCTACAAACAGGGGCGGGAGGAGTTCTTCAACGCTCGAATGCACAAGTATCAATCCACCGTTTTCAGAGCCAACATGCCTCCTGGTCCTTTCATGGCTTCCAACCCTAATGTCATCGTCCTCCTCGACTCCATCAGCTTTCCCATCCTATTCGACACCTCCAAAGTTGAAAAGAGAAACGTCCTTGACGGCACATACATGCCCTCCACCGCCTTCACTGGTGGTTATCGAGTCTGTGCATATCTCGACCCTTCCGAAACCAACCACGCTCTTCTCAAGCGCTTGTTCATGTCAGCACTTGCTGCTCGGCATCATAACTTCATTCCCCTGTTTCGGAGCAGCTTGTCCGAGCTCTTCACCAGCCTCGAAGATGATATTTCCAGCAAAGGCGAGGCAGACTTCAATGACATATCTGATAACATGTCTTTCAACTTCGTGTTCAGACTGTTTTGTGATAAATATCCTTCAGAGACTGCGCTCGGTTCACAAGGATCCAGTATTGTTACAAAATGGTTGTTCTTCCAACTTGCACCTCTCATTACACTTGGGTTGTCCTTGTTACCAAACTTTGTAGAAGATCTACTTCTACACACCTTTCCCTTACCGTCAATATTCGTAAAATCCGATTATAAGAAGCTTTACCGCGCTTTTTATGCATCTGCGTCCTCGATATTGGATGAAGCTGAGAGCATGGGAATTAAGAGAGAGGAAGCTTGCCATAACCTTGTGTTTCTTGCTGGCTTCAATGCATATGGTGGCATGAAGACTTTGTTTCCCTCTTTGATCAAGTGGGTTGGCTCAGCAGGAGAGAAGCTACACCGCGAACTAGCTGATGAAATAAGGACCGTTGTTAAAGCGGAGGGAGGAGTGTCATTCGCAGCTCTTGAGAAGATGAGTTTGACCAAGTCAGTGGTATATGAGGCTCTGAGGATTGATCCTCCGGTTCCATTCCAGTACGGAAAGGCCAAGGAGGATATGGTGATCCACAGCCATGATGCTGCATTTGAGATCAAGAAAGGGGAGATGATATTCGGATATCAGCCATTTGCCACCAAGGATCCTAAAGTTTTCGAGAATCCTGAGGAGTTCATGGGCAACAGGTTTATGGGGGAGGGAGAGAGACTGCTCAAGTACGTGTATTGGTCTAATGGACGTGAGTCAGATAATCCGACGGTGGAAAATAAACAGTGTGCAGGGAAGGATCTGGTGCTGCTGCTCTCCAGGGTAATGCTGGTGGAGTTCTTCCTCCGCTATGACACGTTCGACATTGAATCCGGAACCTTGTTGTTGGGATCATCAGTGACGTTCAAGTCGATAACCAAGGCCACATACCCTTAG